In Xiphophorus hellerii strain 12219 chromosome 4, Xiphophorus_hellerii-4.1, whole genome shotgun sequence, a single genomic region encodes these proteins:
- the pde8a gene encoding high affinity cAMP-specific and IBMX-insensitive 3',5'-cyclic phosphodiesterase 8A isoform X2, protein MGCASSIHISDRVVYHSGKESEDSHSPQQTNTTQHQGNPASGLPLKPPSCKTTLTEVQFGPMKLFKDPLQVLLVFAKEDSQSNGFCWACEKANYRCSMVRTPEFALECFSEKLHDLVIIDHRHSRHFDAEALCRSIRAVNSSENTVIVAVVKRPDREEASVMPLINAGFNRRYVENVNLMACYNELLQLEHGEVRAQFKLRASNAIFTALEQSQDAIEITSEDQVIQYVNPAYESIMGYQQGELVGKEIIEVPKSEKNKPDLLETINSCIRKGKEWQGIYYAKKKNGDNIQQNVKITPVIGQGGKIRHYVSINRPLNDNNKSDKSTERVQAESQTDIQSCKHKDRRKGSLDVKSITSRGSDGSSQRRHSSMARIHSMTIEAPITKVINIINQAQESSPMPVAEALDRVLEILRTTELYSPQLGTKDEDPHTSDLVGGLMTDGIRRLSGNEYILATKQPHHLPSHLATPLSLNDIPPRIAQTMETEDSWDFDIFSLEAATMKRPLTFLGLKIFSRFGVCEFLNCPEATLRSWLQVIEANYHSSNSYHNSTHAADVLHATAYFLSKERVKQSLDPIDEVAALIAATVHDVDHPGRTNSFLCNAGSELAILYNDTAVLESHHAALAFQLTTRDDKCNIFKHIERNEYRSLRQAVIDMVLATEMTKHFEHVNKFVNSINKPLAALEENGGSSDEEAIKSVLTSPENRILVKRMLIKCADISNPCRPLELCIEWAGRISEEYFAQTDEEKRQGLPVVMPVFDRNTCSIPKSQISFIDYFITDMFDAWDAFADLPNLMQHLDNNFKYWKGLDDRKLHTLRPPPE, encoded by the exons GTACTTTTAGTTTTTGCCAAAGAGGACAGTCAAAGCAATGGCTTCTGCTGGGCATGTGAGAAGGCCAACTACAGGTGCAGCATGGTGCGGACGCCTGAATTCGCTCTCGAATGCTTCTCAGAGAAGCTTCACGACCTCGTCATCATTGACCACAGACATTCCAGACACTTTGACGCTGAAGCACTGTGCCG GTCAATTAGAGCGGTCAACTCCTCAGAAAACACTGTGATAGTCGCCGTCGTGAAAAG gcCAGACAGAGAGGAAGCCTCTGTGATGCCGCTGATCAATGCTGGCTTTAATAGG AGGTATGTGGAAAATGTCAATTTGATGGCCTGCTACAACGAGCTGCTACAGCTGGAGCACGGAGAGGTGCGGGCACAGTTCAAACTGAG GGCTAGTAATGCCATTTTCACAGCTCTGGAACAAAGCCAAGACGCCATCGAGATCACTTCTGAAGATCAAGTAATTCAG TATGTGAATCCTGCCTACGAGTCCATTATGGGCTACCAACAAGGCGAGCTAGTAGGGAAGGAAATAATAGAAGTGCCTAAAAGCGAGAAGAATAAGCCTGATCTCCTTGAAACGATTAACTCCTGTATACGAAAAGGAAAG GAGTGGCAGGGGATTTATTATGCCAAAAAGAAGAATGGAGACAACAttcagcaaaatgtgaaaatcacaCCTGTGATTGGACAGGGAGG AAAAATCAGACACTATGTGTCTATCAACAGGCctttaaatgataataataag AGTGATAAATCCACTGAACGTGTGCAGGCAGAGTCACAAACAG ATATACAATCTTGTAAGCACAAAGACCGGAGGAAAGGCTCTCTGGATGTCAAATCCATAACGTCTCGGGGGAGCGATG GTAGCTCACAGAGAAGACACTCCTCAATGGCCCGAATTCACTCCATGACGATAGAGGCTCCCATCACCAAG GTTATAAACATCATAAACCAAGCACAGGAAAGCAGCCCCATGCCTGTGGCAGAGGCCTTAGATCGGGTGCTGGAAATCCTGAGGACCACAGAGCTGTACTCTCCACAGCTGGGCACCAAGGATGAAGATCCACACACCAGCGACCTCGTCGGGGGGCTGATGACG GATGGTATACGCAGACTGTCAGGAAACGAATACATCCTCGCCACAAAGC AGCCCCACCATCTGCCAAGTCACCTGGCGACCCCTCTGTCATTAAACGACATCCCCCCTCGGATCGCCCAGACAATGGAAACTGAAGACTCGTGGGACTTTGACATCTTTAGCTTGGAGGCTGCGACCATGAAACG GCCTTTGACCTTCTTGGGCCTCAAGATTTTCTCCCGCTTCGGAGTGTGCGAGTTTTTAAACTGCCCTGAAGCTACGTTGCGCTCCTGGCTGCAAGTGATTGAAGCCAACTACCACTCCAGCAACTCCTACCACAACTCCACCCATGCGGCTGACGTCCTGCATGCTACGGCATATTTTCTCTCCAAGGAGAGGGTGAAG CAAAGTTTGGATCCCATTGATGAAGTGGCTGCTCTGATTGCCGCCACCGTGCACGATGTTGACCACCCGGGCCGCACAAACAGCTTCCTGTGTAACGCAGGAAGTGAGCTGGCCATTCTCTACAACGACACAGCTGTGCTAGAGAGCCACCATGCTGCTCTGGCCTTCCAGCTCACCACCAGAGATGACAAGTGCAACATCTTCAAACACATAGAAAG gaACGAATATCGATCGTTACGACAGGCCGTCATAGACATGGTCCTCGCAACGGAGATGACCAAACACTTTGAACACGTCAACAAGTTTGTGAACAGCATCAACAAGCCGCTGGCTGCACTGGAGGAGAACGGG GGAAGCAGTGACGAGGAGGCTATCAAAAGCGTCCTGACGTCCCCAGAGAACCGGATCCTCGTCAAGCGGATGCTGATCAAGTGTGCAGACATCTCTAATCCGTgcaggcccctggagctctgcATAGAATGGGCTGGCCGCATCTCAGAGGAGTATTTTGCACAG ACGGATGAGGAGAAGAGACAAGGTCTACCAGTGGTCATGCCTGTGTTTGACAGAAACACGTGTAGCATCCCAAAGTCCCAGATTTCCTTTATAGACTACTTCATCACAGACATGTTTGATGCATGGGATG CTTTTGCGGACCTCCCCAATCTTATGCAGCACttggacaacaacttcaagTACTGGAAAGGCCTTGACGATCGAAAGCTGCACACCCTGCGACCGCCTCCGGAGTAG
- the pde8a gene encoding high affinity cAMP-specific and IBMX-insensitive 3',5'-cyclic phosphodiesterase 8A isoform X1 yields the protein MGCASSIHISDRVVYHSGKESEDSHSPQQTNTTQHQGNPASGLPLKPPSCKTTLTEVQFGPMKLFKDPLQVLLVFAKEDSQSNGFCWACEKANYRCSMVRTPEFALECFSEKLHDLVIIDHRHSRHFDAEALCRSIRAVNSSENTVIVAVVKRPDREEASVMPLINAGFNRRYVENVNLMACYNELLQLEHGEVRAQFKLRASNAIFTALEQSQDAIEITSEDQVIQYVNPAYESIMGYQQGELVGKEIIEVPKSEKNKPDLLETINSCIRKGKEWQGIYYAKKKNGDNIQQNVKITPVIGQGGKIRHYVSINRPLNDNNKSDKSTERVQAESQTDIQSCKHKDRRKGSLDVKSITSRGSDGSSQRRHSSMARIHSMTIEAPITKVINIINQAQESSPMPVAEALDRVLEILRTTELYSPQLGTKDEDPHTSDLVGGLMTDGIRRLSGNEYILATKQPHHLPSHLATPLSLNDIPPRIAQTMETEDSWDFDIFSLEAATMKRPLTFLGLKIFSRFGVCEFLNCPEATLRSWLQVIEANYHSSNSYHNSTHAADVLHATAYFLSKERVKQSLDPIDEVAALIAATVHDVDHPGRTNSFLCNAGSELAILYNDTAVLESHHAALAFQLTTRDDKCNIFKHIERNEYRSLRQAVIDMVLATEMTKHFEHVNKFVNSINKPLAALEENGNETCQGADNRAEASSRDRDSGSSEGSSDEEAIKSVLTSPENRILVKRMLIKCADISNPCRPLELCIEWAGRISEEYFAQTDEEKRQGLPVVMPVFDRNTCSIPKSQISFIDYFITDMFDAWDAFADLPNLMQHLDNNFKYWKGLDDRKLHTLRPPPE from the exons GTACTTTTAGTTTTTGCCAAAGAGGACAGTCAAAGCAATGGCTTCTGCTGGGCATGTGAGAAGGCCAACTACAGGTGCAGCATGGTGCGGACGCCTGAATTCGCTCTCGAATGCTTCTCAGAGAAGCTTCACGACCTCGTCATCATTGACCACAGACATTCCAGACACTTTGACGCTGAAGCACTGTGCCG GTCAATTAGAGCGGTCAACTCCTCAGAAAACACTGTGATAGTCGCCGTCGTGAAAAG gcCAGACAGAGAGGAAGCCTCTGTGATGCCGCTGATCAATGCTGGCTTTAATAGG AGGTATGTGGAAAATGTCAATTTGATGGCCTGCTACAACGAGCTGCTACAGCTGGAGCACGGAGAGGTGCGGGCACAGTTCAAACTGAG GGCTAGTAATGCCATTTTCACAGCTCTGGAACAAAGCCAAGACGCCATCGAGATCACTTCTGAAGATCAAGTAATTCAG TATGTGAATCCTGCCTACGAGTCCATTATGGGCTACCAACAAGGCGAGCTAGTAGGGAAGGAAATAATAGAAGTGCCTAAAAGCGAGAAGAATAAGCCTGATCTCCTTGAAACGATTAACTCCTGTATACGAAAAGGAAAG GAGTGGCAGGGGATTTATTATGCCAAAAAGAAGAATGGAGACAACAttcagcaaaatgtgaaaatcacaCCTGTGATTGGACAGGGAGG AAAAATCAGACACTATGTGTCTATCAACAGGCctttaaatgataataataag AGTGATAAATCCACTGAACGTGTGCAGGCAGAGTCACAAACAG ATATACAATCTTGTAAGCACAAAGACCGGAGGAAAGGCTCTCTGGATGTCAAATCCATAACGTCTCGGGGGAGCGATG GTAGCTCACAGAGAAGACACTCCTCAATGGCCCGAATTCACTCCATGACGATAGAGGCTCCCATCACCAAG GTTATAAACATCATAAACCAAGCACAGGAAAGCAGCCCCATGCCTGTGGCAGAGGCCTTAGATCGGGTGCTGGAAATCCTGAGGACCACAGAGCTGTACTCTCCACAGCTGGGCACCAAGGATGAAGATCCACACACCAGCGACCTCGTCGGGGGGCTGATGACG GATGGTATACGCAGACTGTCAGGAAACGAATACATCCTCGCCACAAAGC AGCCCCACCATCTGCCAAGTCACCTGGCGACCCCTCTGTCATTAAACGACATCCCCCCTCGGATCGCCCAGACAATGGAAACTGAAGACTCGTGGGACTTTGACATCTTTAGCTTGGAGGCTGCGACCATGAAACG GCCTTTGACCTTCTTGGGCCTCAAGATTTTCTCCCGCTTCGGAGTGTGCGAGTTTTTAAACTGCCCTGAAGCTACGTTGCGCTCCTGGCTGCAAGTGATTGAAGCCAACTACCACTCCAGCAACTCCTACCACAACTCCACCCATGCGGCTGACGTCCTGCATGCTACGGCATATTTTCTCTCCAAGGAGAGGGTGAAG CAAAGTTTGGATCCCATTGATGAAGTGGCTGCTCTGATTGCCGCCACCGTGCACGATGTTGACCACCCGGGCCGCACAAACAGCTTCCTGTGTAACGCAGGAAGTGAGCTGGCCATTCTCTACAACGACACAGCTGTGCTAGAGAGCCACCATGCTGCTCTGGCCTTCCAGCTCACCACCAGAGATGACAAGTGCAACATCTTCAAACACATAGAAAG gaACGAATATCGATCGTTACGACAGGCCGTCATAGACATGGTCCTCGCAACGGAGATGACCAAACACTTTGAACACGTCAACAAGTTTGTGAACAGCATCAACAAGCCGCTGGCTGCACTGGAGGAGAACGGG AATGAGACATGTCAGGGAGCAGACAATAGAGCAGAGGCCAGCAGCAGGGACAGAGATTCTGGGTCTTCTGAG GGAAGCAGTGACGAGGAGGCTATCAAAAGCGTCCTGACGTCCCCAGAGAACCGGATCCTCGTCAAGCGGATGCTGATCAAGTGTGCAGACATCTCTAATCCGTgcaggcccctggagctctgcATAGAATGGGCTGGCCGCATCTCAGAGGAGTATTTTGCACAG ACGGATGAGGAGAAGAGACAAGGTCTACCAGTGGTCATGCCTGTGTTTGACAGAAACACGTGTAGCATCCCAAAGTCCCAGATTTCCTTTATAGACTACTTCATCACAGACATGTTTGATGCATGGGATG CTTTTGCGGACCTCCCCAATCTTATGCAGCACttggacaacaacttcaagTACTGGAAAGGCCTTGACGATCGAAAGCTGCACACCCTGCGACCGCCTCCGGAGTAG
- the pde8a gene encoding high affinity cAMP-specific and IBMX-insensitive 3',5'-cyclic phosphodiesterase 8A isoform X3, giving the protein MKLFKDPLQVLLVFAKEDSQSNGFCWACEKANYRCSMVRTPEFALECFSEKLHDLVIIDHRHSRHFDAEALCRSIRAVNSSENTVIVAVVKRPDREEASVMPLINAGFNRRYVENVNLMACYNELLQLEHGEVRAQFKLRASNAIFTALEQSQDAIEITSEDQVIQYVNPAYESIMGYQQGELVGKEIIEVPKSEKNKPDLLETINSCIRKGKEWQGIYYAKKKNGDNIQQNVKITPVIGQGGKIRHYVSINRPLNDNNKSDKSTERVQAESQTDIQSCKHKDRRKGSLDVKSITSRGSDGSSQRRHSSMARIHSMTIEAPITKVINIINQAQESSPMPVAEALDRVLEILRTTELYSPQLGTKDEDPHTSDLVGGLMTDGIRRLSGNEYILATKQPHHLPSHLATPLSLNDIPPRIAQTMETEDSWDFDIFSLEAATMKRPLTFLGLKIFSRFGVCEFLNCPEATLRSWLQVIEANYHSSNSYHNSTHAADVLHATAYFLSKERVKQSLDPIDEVAALIAATVHDVDHPGRTNSFLCNAGSELAILYNDTAVLESHHAALAFQLTTRDDKCNIFKHIERNEYRSLRQAVIDMVLATEMTKHFEHVNKFVNSINKPLAALEENGNETCQGADNRAEASSRDRDSGSSEGSSDEEAIKSVLTSPENRILVKRMLIKCADISNPCRPLELCIEWAGRISEEYFAQTDEEKRQGLPVVMPVFDRNTCSIPKSQISFIDYFITDMFDAWDAFADLPNLMQHLDNNFKYWKGLDDRKLHTLRPPPE; this is encoded by the exons GTACTTTTAGTTTTTGCCAAAGAGGACAGTCAAAGCAATGGCTTCTGCTGGGCATGTGAGAAGGCCAACTACAGGTGCAGCATGGTGCGGACGCCTGAATTCGCTCTCGAATGCTTCTCAGAGAAGCTTCACGACCTCGTCATCATTGACCACAGACATTCCAGACACTTTGACGCTGAAGCACTGTGCCG GTCAATTAGAGCGGTCAACTCCTCAGAAAACACTGTGATAGTCGCCGTCGTGAAAAG gcCAGACAGAGAGGAAGCCTCTGTGATGCCGCTGATCAATGCTGGCTTTAATAGG AGGTATGTGGAAAATGTCAATTTGATGGCCTGCTACAACGAGCTGCTACAGCTGGAGCACGGAGAGGTGCGGGCACAGTTCAAACTGAG GGCTAGTAATGCCATTTTCACAGCTCTGGAACAAAGCCAAGACGCCATCGAGATCACTTCTGAAGATCAAGTAATTCAG TATGTGAATCCTGCCTACGAGTCCATTATGGGCTACCAACAAGGCGAGCTAGTAGGGAAGGAAATAATAGAAGTGCCTAAAAGCGAGAAGAATAAGCCTGATCTCCTTGAAACGATTAACTCCTGTATACGAAAAGGAAAG GAGTGGCAGGGGATTTATTATGCCAAAAAGAAGAATGGAGACAACAttcagcaaaatgtgaaaatcacaCCTGTGATTGGACAGGGAGG AAAAATCAGACACTATGTGTCTATCAACAGGCctttaaatgataataataag AGTGATAAATCCACTGAACGTGTGCAGGCAGAGTCACAAACAG ATATACAATCTTGTAAGCACAAAGACCGGAGGAAAGGCTCTCTGGATGTCAAATCCATAACGTCTCGGGGGAGCGATG GTAGCTCACAGAGAAGACACTCCTCAATGGCCCGAATTCACTCCATGACGATAGAGGCTCCCATCACCAAG GTTATAAACATCATAAACCAAGCACAGGAAAGCAGCCCCATGCCTGTGGCAGAGGCCTTAGATCGGGTGCTGGAAATCCTGAGGACCACAGAGCTGTACTCTCCACAGCTGGGCACCAAGGATGAAGATCCACACACCAGCGACCTCGTCGGGGGGCTGATGACG GATGGTATACGCAGACTGTCAGGAAACGAATACATCCTCGCCACAAAGC AGCCCCACCATCTGCCAAGTCACCTGGCGACCCCTCTGTCATTAAACGACATCCCCCCTCGGATCGCCCAGACAATGGAAACTGAAGACTCGTGGGACTTTGACATCTTTAGCTTGGAGGCTGCGACCATGAAACG GCCTTTGACCTTCTTGGGCCTCAAGATTTTCTCCCGCTTCGGAGTGTGCGAGTTTTTAAACTGCCCTGAAGCTACGTTGCGCTCCTGGCTGCAAGTGATTGAAGCCAACTACCACTCCAGCAACTCCTACCACAACTCCACCCATGCGGCTGACGTCCTGCATGCTACGGCATATTTTCTCTCCAAGGAGAGGGTGAAG CAAAGTTTGGATCCCATTGATGAAGTGGCTGCTCTGATTGCCGCCACCGTGCACGATGTTGACCACCCGGGCCGCACAAACAGCTTCCTGTGTAACGCAGGAAGTGAGCTGGCCATTCTCTACAACGACACAGCTGTGCTAGAGAGCCACCATGCTGCTCTGGCCTTCCAGCTCACCACCAGAGATGACAAGTGCAACATCTTCAAACACATAGAAAG gaACGAATATCGATCGTTACGACAGGCCGTCATAGACATGGTCCTCGCAACGGAGATGACCAAACACTTTGAACACGTCAACAAGTTTGTGAACAGCATCAACAAGCCGCTGGCTGCACTGGAGGAGAACGGG AATGAGACATGTCAGGGAGCAGACAATAGAGCAGAGGCCAGCAGCAGGGACAGAGATTCTGGGTCTTCTGAG GGAAGCAGTGACGAGGAGGCTATCAAAAGCGTCCTGACGTCCCCAGAGAACCGGATCCTCGTCAAGCGGATGCTGATCAAGTGTGCAGACATCTCTAATCCGTgcaggcccctggagctctgcATAGAATGGGCTGGCCGCATCTCAGAGGAGTATTTTGCACAG ACGGATGAGGAGAAGAGACAAGGTCTACCAGTGGTCATGCCTGTGTTTGACAGAAACACGTGTAGCATCCCAAAGTCCCAGATTTCCTTTATAGACTACTTCATCACAGACATGTTTGATGCATGGGATG CTTTTGCGGACCTCCCCAATCTTATGCAGCACttggacaacaacttcaagTACTGGAAAGGCCTTGACGATCGAAAGCTGCACACCCTGCGACCGCCTCCGGAGTAG